Proteins from a single region of Streptomyces spectabilis:
- a CDS encoding DUF2550 domain-containing protein has translation MILVLLVCGLALIALVLLGLFVFGLRRRLIQRSGGTFDCSLRWNAPDPQEAPDTSGKGWGYGVARYNGDRIEWFRVFSYAPRPRRVLERSAIEVVDRRAPDGEEELALLSDAVVLGCLHRGVRLELAMSEDALTGFLAWLEAAPPGQRVNVA, from the coding sequence ATGATCCTCGTTCTGCTCGTGTGCGGACTTGCGTTGATCGCGCTGGTGTTGCTGGGGCTCTTCGTCTTCGGCCTGCGCCGCAGACTCATCCAGCGCTCCGGCGGCACCTTCGACTGCAGCCTGCGGTGGAACGCGCCGGATCCCCAAGAGGCCCCCGACACCTCGGGTAAGGGGTGGGGATACGGGGTCGCCCGTTACAACGGGGACCGGATCGAGTGGTTCCGAGTCTTCTCCTACGCACCCAGGCCGCGGCGCGTCCTCGAACGGTCGGCGATCGAGGTCGTGGACCGGCGCGCGCCCGACGGCGAGGAGGAGCTGGCGCTGCTCTCCGACGCGGTGGTGCTCGGCTGTCTGCACCGGGGCGTGCGCCTTGAGCTCGCGATGAGCGAGGACGCGCTGACCGGCTTCCTGGCCTGGCTGGAGGCGGCACCGCCCGGCCAGCGCGTGAACGTGGCGTAG
- a CDS encoding F0F1 ATP synthase subunit epsilon — MAAELHVELVAADRSVWSGEATLVVARTTSGDIGVMPGHQPLLGVLESGPVTIRTSDGGTVVAAVHGGFISFADNKLSLLAEIAELSDEIDVQRAERALERAKSEADASAERRADVRLRAVAAR; from the coding sequence TTGGCTGCTGAGCTGCATGTCGAGCTGGTCGCCGCCGACCGTAGTGTCTGGTCCGGCGAGGCCACCCTGGTCGTCGCGCGCACCACGTCCGGCGACATCGGCGTCATGCCCGGTCACCAGCCGCTGCTCGGTGTGCTGGAGTCGGGCCCGGTGACCATTCGTACGAGCGACGGCGGCACCGTCGTCGCCGCGGTGCACGGCGGATTCATCTCGTTCGCGGACAACAAGCTGTCGCTGCTCGCAGAGATCGCCGAGCTCTCCGACGAGATCGACGTCCAGCGTGCGGAGCGGGCGCTCGAGCGTGCCAAGTCGGAGGCCGACGCCTCCGCCGAGCGGCGCGCCGACGTCCGACTGCGTGCGGTGGCGGCGCGCTGA
- a CDS encoding response regulator, with product MTASESPLTVLIADDQPLVRRGLALIFHADPGVSVVGEAGDGREAVDLALRLRPDVVLMDIRMPRLDGVEATAALAAELPDCRVLALSTFDMDEYVVGALRAGAAGFLPKDVSPEELVAAVHTVSRGEAAVAPRLLTRLISAYVTTPAPRAATPRVRPDLTSRETDVWALIARGYDNTEIAEELRISPSTVKNHVTAVFAKLGARDRAQAVIAAYESGLITAGGE from the coding sequence TTGACCGCTTCCGAAAGCCCCCTGACCGTCCTGATCGCCGACGACCAGCCGCTGGTCCGCAGGGGGCTCGCGCTGATCTTCCACGCCGACCCGGGCGTGAGCGTCGTCGGCGAGGCCGGGGACGGCCGCGAGGCCGTGGACCTCGCGCTGCGGCTCCGGCCCGACGTGGTGCTGATGGACATCCGCATGCCCCGCCTCGACGGGGTCGAGGCGACCGCGGCCCTCGCCGCCGAGCTGCCCGACTGCCGGGTCCTGGCCCTGAGCACCTTCGACATGGACGAGTACGTGGTCGGGGCGCTGCGCGCGGGCGCCGCGGGCTTCCTGCCCAAGGACGTGTCGCCCGAGGAGCTGGTGGCCGCGGTCCACACCGTGAGCCGCGGCGAGGCGGCGGTGGCCCCTCGGCTGCTCACCCGGCTCATCTCGGCGTACGTCACCACGCCCGCGCCCCGGGCGGCCACGCCGCGCGTCCGCCCCGACCTCACGTCCCGCGAGACGGACGTCTGGGCGCTCATCGCCCGGGGGTACGACAACACGGAGATAGCCGAGGAGCTGCGGATCAGCCCCTCCACGGTGAAGAACCACGTCACCGCGGTCTTCGCCAAACTGGGCGCCCGCGACCGCGCCCAGGCGGTCATAGCGGCCTACGAATCGGGCCTGATCACAGCGGGCGGCGAGTAG